The genomic region AATTTATTTAAACAAGCCCAAAAGTTGCAAAAAAATATGGAAGAAACAAAGAAACAATTAGAGGAGATGGAGTTTGAATCTACATCTGGAGGTGGGGTTGTTTTTGTTAGAATGAATGGAAAGAAAGAAATAATCGATTTAAAATTAAAGCCAGAAGTGGTTGATCCAGATGATATTGAAATGCTACAGGATTTAATAATAAGTTGTATAAATGATGTATATAAAAAAGTAGACGATGAAACTAATAGAGAAATGTCCAAATTAACTGGTGGTTTTAATATACCAGGATTTTAATAAAATTAGGTTTAGGTGGGTGTATACTCGCCTTATTTTATTTTTAAATTATGGGGGTAAATATGATAGAGTATCCAGAGTATATACAAAAAGTTGTTAGTGAGTTTTCTAAATTACCTGGAATAGGATATAAGACAGCTATAAGATTAACCATGCATATTTTGAATAGAGAAATAAATGAGATCAATGAATTTTGTGATTCTGTAAAAAAATGTAAAGAAAAATTAAGATATTGTGAAAAATGCAATAATTTTTCTGATGATGATATTTGTTTGATTTGTAAGGATACGAGTAGAGATAAATCTACAATTTGTGTTGTACAAGATGTAAAAGATGTTTATGCATTTGAGAAGATAGGAAGTTATAAAGGGTTATACTATGTGTTGCACGGATTAATATCTCCTATTAAAGGTATCGGTCCGGATGATCTTAAGATAGAATTGTTTGTTAAGAGAGTAAAAGAAGAAAAGATAAATGAAGTTATATTAGCGACAAACCCAACTCTCGAGGGAGAGGCAACTAGTATATATATATCAAAATTGTTTTCAAATGAACAGAAATTAACTAGATTAGCATATGGAGTGCCTTTAGGAAGCGATTTAGAATATGTTGATGAAATTACTTTAAGTAGAGCTTTAGATTTTAGACAAAGAATTTAGGTAAAATGTGTAGAAAGGTATTGACATGGTGGTATGAAGTTTGGTAATATGAGTGAGTTAGCTGTGGGACAGCCAGGAGGAAGGTTAGATAGATTATAGATCATTGACAATTGGATAGGGAAAAGGAATGAAGAGAAGAAGTCAACGTTAATTTTGAGAGACTGGGAGAAGGATAAGAGTTTGATCCTGGCTCAGGACGAACGCTGGCGGCGTGCCTAACACATGCAAGTTGAGCGGAGATATATGGAGCTTGCTTTATATAACTTAGCAGCGAACGGGTGAGTAACACGTAGATAATCTATCCTATACTGGGGGATAGCCCGATGAAAGTTGGATTAATACCGCATATAGCTATATAGTTGCATGATTATGTAGTGAAAGATTTATTGGTATAGGAGGAGTCTGCGGCACATTAGCTAGTAGGTGAGGTAAAGGCTTACCTAGGCGACGATGTGTAGCCGGTCTGAGAGGATGAACGGCCACAATGGAACTGAGACACGGTCCATACTCCTACGGGAGGCAGCAGTGGGGAATATTGCACAATGGGGGAAACCCTGATGCAGCAACGCCGCGTGAGTGAAGAAGGTTTTCGGATTGTAAAGCTCTGTTAGCAGGGAAGAGGAAGGACGGTACCTGCAGAGGAAGCCACGGCTAACTACGTGCCAGCAGCCGCGGTAATACGTAGGTGGCAAGCGTTGTTCGGAATAACTGGGCGTAAAGGATGCGTAGGCGGTTAAACAAGTTATATGTTAAATATATAGGCTTAACCTGTAGAAAGCATATAAAACTGTTTAACTAGAGTGCAGGAGAGGTAAGTGGAATTCCTAGTGTAGCGGTGAAATGCGTAGAGATTAGGAAGAACACCAGTGGCGAAGGCGACTTACTGGACTGTAACTGACGCTGAGGCATGAGAGCATGGGGAGCAAACAGGATTAGATACCCTGGTAGTCCATGCTGTAAACGATGGGTACTAGGTGTGGGTTGTGAATAACAATTCGTGCCGTCGCAAACGCAATAAGTACCCCGCCTGAGGAGTACGATCGCAAGATTAAAACTCAAAGGAATTGACGGGGACCCGCACAAGCAGCGGAGCATGTGGTTTAATTCGAAGCAACGCGAAGAACCTTACCTAAACTTGACATACCTTGAATTACCTTGTAATGAGGGAAGCTCGCAAGAGCAAGGATACAGGTGGTGCATGGTTGTCGTCAGCTCGTGTCGTGAGATGTTGGGTTAAGTCCCGCAACGAGCGCAACCCTTGTTGTTAATTGCTAACAGGTTAAGCTGAGCACTTTAGCGAGACAGCCTAGGTTAACTAGGAGGAAGGTGGGGATGACGTCAAATCATCATGCCCCTTACGTTTAGGGCTACACACGTGCTACAATGGTGAGAACAGAGAGAAGCAAGCTAGTGATAGTGAGCAAAACTTATAAAACTCATCTCAGTTCGGATTGCAGGCTGAAACTCGCCTGTATGAAGATGGAGTTGCTAGTAATCGCGAATCAGAATGTCGCGGTGAATACGTTCCCGGGTCTTGTACACACCGCCCGTCACACCATGAGAGTTGGCAACACCCGAAACCTGTGGGCTAACCATATAGGAGGCAGCAGTCTAAGGTGGGGTCAGTGATTGGGGTGAAGTCGTAACAAGGTAGCCGTAGGAGAACCTGCGGCTGGATCACCTCCTTTCTAAGGAAAGAAAGAAGTGGATAACTTTTTCCTATTCAATTGTGAGTGACCTATAATTGGAAGGTTACTTAAGGATATAGATCTTTGAAAATTGTATATAAATAGTAAAGATGCGAAAGGTAGCAAGTTAAATTATTAGCAATAGTAATTTAAGAGCTGGAAGAATATAGAAAGAAAAATAGGTCAAGCTACTAAGAGCGCACAGAGGATGACTTGGCATCAGGAGCTGATGAAGGACGTGATAAGCTGCGATAAGCTACGGGTAGACGCAAATAGTCATGGATCCGTAGATTTCCGAATGGGGGAACCCACATAGTGAGAGACTATGTATCTAGTAATGAATTAATAGTTATTAGAAGGTAGACGCAGGGAACTGAAACATCTAAGTACCTGTAGGAAGAGAAAGAAATATCGATTCCCTAAGTAGTGGCGAGCGAAAGGGGAAGAGCCCAAACCCAAGGAAACTTGGGGGTTGAGGGGGTCTATAATTGAGAAAGTAGGTTAGATGAATATAGATGGAAATCTAAGCCGAAGAGTGTAATAGCCACGTAATTTAAAACTGAAATTGAGAGAGACTTACCCAGAGTACCACGAGACACGAGGAACCTTGTGGGAAGCAGGGTGGACCACCACCCAAGGCTAAATACTACCTGATGACCGATAGAGGAGTAGTACCGTGAGGGAAAGGTGAAAAGAACCCCGGGAGGGGAGTGAAATAGAACCTGAAACTGTGTGCTTACAACCGCTCAGAGCACGTAATATGTGTGATGAGGTGCTTTTTGTAGAACGAGCCAACGAGTTACGATGTGTAGCGAGATTAAGGTCTTAAGGACTGTAGTCGAAGAGAAATCGAGTGTTAATAGCGCGAATAGTTGCATGTTGTAGACCCGAAACCGGGTGACCTATCCATGATCAGGTTGAAGCGAAGGTAAAACTTCGTGGAGGACCGAACCACGTTGGTGTTGAAAAACCATGGGATGAATTGTGGATAGCGGAGAAATTCCAATCGAACTCGGAGATAGCTGGTTCTCCCCGAAATAGCTTTAGGGCTAGCGTTAATACATAGAATATAGGAGGTAGAGCACTAAATGGGCTAGGGGCCGTAAGGTTACCGAACCTTATTAAACTCCGAATGCCTATATTTGTTTATTAGCAGTCAGTCTAAGAGTGATAAGATTCTTGGACAAAAGGGAAAAAGCCCAGATCACCAGCTAAGGTCCCAAAGTATGAGTTAAGTGGTAAAGGATGTGGAGATTCTAAGACAACTAGGATGTTGGCTTAGAAGCAGCCATTCATTTAAAGAGTGCGTAATAGCTCACTAGTCGAGAGTTTCTGCGCCGAAGATAAACGGGGCTAAAACTCATCACCGAAGCTGTGGAATGGAAACATTGGTAGGGGAGCGTTGTATAAGAGTTGAAGCTAAAGCGGGAGCAATAGTGGATTTTATACAAGAGAGAATGTTGGCATAAGTAGCGAGAATTAGGTGAGAATCCTAATGGTCGAAAGCCTAAGGTTTCCTGGGGAAGGTTCGTCCGCCCAGGGTAAGTCGGGACCTAAGCTGAGGTCGAAAGGCGTAAGTGATGGATAATCGGTAGATATTCCGATACCACTAATTATTGATTGATCGATGGAGGGAAGCAGAAGGATAGGATAGCCAACAGATGGAGGTTGGTCTAAGAGAAGAGATAGCATGTAGAGGCAAATCCATATATGCGATTAAGTTGATTCTTTATGGGGAGACGAATGAGTTGAAGTATCTGATTTCACACTGACGAGAAAAACTTCTAGGTAGATAATTAGTGCCCGTACCACAAACCGACACAGGTAGGCGAGGTGAGAATCCAAAGACCAGCGGAAGAATTGCAGTTAAGGAACTCGGCAAATTGACCCCGTAAGTTAGCGAGAAGGGGTGCCATAGAGATATGGTCGCAGAGAATAGGCCCAAGCAACTGTTTATCAAAAACACAGGTCTCTGCAAAAGCGAAAGCTTAAGTATAGGGGCTGACGCCTGCCCGGTGCTGGAAGGTTAAGGGGAGCTGTTATCGTAAGAGAAGCAGTGAACTTAAGCCCCAGTAAACGGCGGCCGTAACTATAACGGTCCTAAGGTAGCGAAATTCCTTGTCAGGTAAGTTCTGACCCGCACGAATGGCGTAATGACTTGGGCGCTGTCTCAACTGCAAATCCGGCGAAATTGTAGTGCAAGTGAAGATGCTTGCTACCCGCGATTGGACGGAAAGACCCCGTAGAGCTTTACTGTAATTTAGCATTGAGTTTTGGTAATATTTGTACAGGATAGGTGGGAGACTGGGAATCTAGATCGTCAGATTTAGAGGAGTCGATGTTGGGATACCACCCTGATATTGCTGAAATTCTAACTGGGATCCATGAACTGGGTACAGGACACTGTTAGATGGGCAGTTTGACTGGGGCGGTCGCCTCCAAAAGAGTAACGGAGGCGTTCAAAGGTTTCTTCAGAAGGGATGGAAATCCTTCGTAGAGCGTAAAGGCATAAAGAAGCTTGACTGCGACACCTACAAGTGGAGCAGGTACGAAAGTAGGACTTAGTGATCCGGTGGTACCTCGTGGGAGGGCCATCGCTCAACGGATAAAAGCTACCTCGGGGATAACAGGCTGATCTCCCCCAAGAGTTCACATCGACGGGGAGGTTTGGCACCTCGATGTCGGCTCGTCGCATCCTGGGGCTGAAGTAGGTCCCAAGGGTTGGGCTGTTCGCCCATTAAAGCGGCACGCGAGCTGGGTTCAGAACGTCGTGAGACAGTTCGGTCCCTATCCGTCGCGGGCGCAGGAGATTTGAGAGGAGCTGTCCTTAGTACGAGAGGACCGGGATGGACTAACCAATGGTGAACCAGTTGTTCCGCCAGGAGCACGGCTGGGTAGCTAAGTTAGGAAGGGATAAACGCTGAAGGCATCTAAGCGTGAAGCCCACCTTAAGATAAGATCTCCCATAGCGTAAGCTAGTAAGACCCCTTGAAGAACACAAGGTTGATAGGTAAAAGGTGTAAGTATGGTAACATATTTAGCTGATTTATACTAATAGGTCGAGGGCTTGACCAAAATTAGCAATATATTATTTATATACAATTTTGAGAGATTAAAATATTTCTCAATATCTGGTGATTATAACGTGTAGGCAACACCCCTATCCATACCGAACAGGAAGGTTAAGCTACACTGTGCTGATGGTACTATAGGGTTACCCCTATGGAAGAGTAAGTCATTGCCAGTTGGTTCGTTAGCTCAGGTGGTAGAGCACATGACTTTTAATCATGGTGTCCGGGGTTCGAGTCCCCGACGAATCACCAATTTTAAAGAGGTAAGTTTTTACCTCTTTTTATTTGTTTCTGTATAATTCTATTTTTAATATATTATTTTTTAAATTTACTTTGACATAATCTGTCATAACTCCTATTAATGATAATTCGCAATCCACATCAGATTCTCCTGTTAAATTCCAATAATATTCTTCCATTTCTGAGCACCTTGGCACATTTAAAAGTTTATTGATTAATTCAAGTTTGGATTTTTCTATATTTATTTCGCTAGCCTCTATAATTATTATTGTTGTAGATTCTCTGTTTTTTATGTTTAGATTTATATCTTTTGCTCCATACCTATATGCTAATAATATAAGCTCTTCAGCTATTCTAGTATTTCTTTGTCTTGCGTGTTTCATTTAAATATCTCCCTTTTTAAAACCATCTATTATTGGAATTAGTATTATTGCAAGGATACCCGCAATAAATCCATTATTATATAAGTTGATTCCACCACTTAAATGTCCAATATATTTCATTAATATTAGATGTAAACATCCAGTTATAAAACCTATTATTACCCCGAATTGACCTGATATTGGAGCGAGAGCTGTTGAACCTAAGCTTGTTAATATTGTTGTTGGTGTATTTAATTGTATATTGCTTATGTACGCTGTGAATGATACTCCGAGAACTAAAGGGATTGTGTTTAGTGGATGTTTTCCAATTGCTCCAAAACCAATTATGCAAAATAATAGTGCTATTGTAGGTCCATTTAAATCACCATTTACTATGACTATATATGATAAAAATATGATACCAAGTATACCCATATTTAGATAGGAAGAATTGCCATACATTAAGTAAAAGTCTGTTATAGTTCTACCTGAGTGTCGTAATATATTACTTAGTTTTGATAAATGAAATTTTTTAATTCCAAGAGATATTAAAAATATTATTAAGCTGATTACTAAAAATAGTGAAATGGTTTTATATTCAGTACTCCATAATAAATTTTGTTTAATTTCTATTCCAAAATAATTGAGTATTGATATAATTAATACAGTGATTAATCCATTTGCAAATCCAACATTGTATAAATTATATCCTTGATGCATTTTAAGTGTAAATTTAGCCAACGGAGGTAGTATCATACCTATTAATATAGAAATTGATATGGAAAGTAATAGAGTTATATAAGAATTAAGATTTAATATTTCAAACAGTTCACTAGAGATTGGAGAGAGAGATGTAGATAGAGTTGCAATGAGTACATAGTTAGAAAAACTGTCTTTTTGAATTTTAGAATATAAGTACACGCCTATTATTGTGGGCCAAATATTTATAAAATTTTTGCCAACCATCGAGAATCCAAGTGTTAACCACAATGTCATTATCATTGATCCATTTGGTTTTGTTTTATTAATTTTATATATCATTAAAATTAATAATGAGGTTATAGATGCATTTAATAGAGTTGCTCCAATACCACTTACATACATATAGTCTGTAAGAAGTATGCTACGAGTGGTAATAATTTTTTTTATACCTATAAAAAGATCTTTATATGGTGTGCTGAATATTCCAACGAGTCCTATAAATAAGAAAATAATTAGATGTATAATATATACATCTAGACATTTTTTATTGAATTTTAATTTGTAGTTCATTTTTCCATGCGACTAATTATTTGTTTTAATATTAGATAAGAATTTTTTGATGCATCTTTCAAAAATTTATAGAATTCATCTCCAGCAATATTACCACCATTGTCTGATATTGATCTTATAATTATATATGGAATATTATTAAGATAACATGTTTGAGCTATTGCGGCGCTTTCCATTTCACAGGCAAGTGCGTTAAATTCATTTTGTAGTTTATTTGATATTTCATCGTTAGATATAAATTGATCTCCAGTTATTATTCTTCCTATGTGGAATTTAAAATCAGCTTTATTTTTAGAAATATCTTCACATATAGATTTAGCTAATTCCACTAAGTAACCATCACATTTAAATGAATAGGTACCAATGTTAGGTATTTCTCCCAATTTATATCCAAAATTACAAATATTGACATCATGTTGTATTAGATCATTTGCAATGACAACATCTTTAAATTTAATATTCTTATTAATTCCGCCTGCAACACCGCTATTTATAATATGTGTACATTTGAATTCAGAAATTAAAATTTGTGTACATATAGCTGAATTAACTTTACCAATTCCACAAATAACTCCAATGATTTTCTTTCCATTTAGATTTCCTGAGATAAACTCTAAATTTAATTTTTTGATTAATGATTTGTCTTTTATATCATTTGATATGAGTTCAAATTCTTCTTGCATAGCACATACTATTCCTATTTTCATTATTATCCTCCCTTAATTATTTTTAAATAAATTATAATAAAATATAGATGGTATATACAAGAAAAATATATTTTATGTTAGAATATGCAAGTAAGAATTTAGTTTGTAGAGGTGATTATTGTATGATTCAACATGGGTTATCGAGAATGGAATTAATTATAGGAACTGAAGCGTTGAAAAATTTAAGGAGTAAGAAAGTTGTTGTATTAGGTCTTGGTGGAGTTGGATCTTATAGTGTTGAGGCTTTAGCAAGGGCTGGTATAGGAAATATTGTTATAGTTGATGATGATACAGTTTGTTTGACTAATTTAAATAGACAACTTCATGCTATTTATAAAACAATTGGTAAATTTAAGACTAGTGCTATGAAGGAAAGAATTGAGAGTATAAGTAAAAAAATTCATGTTACTGAAATTATAAAGACAGTTAGTAAAGATAATATAGCAGATTTTATAGAAAGTGAAGTTGATTATGTTATAGATGCCTTAGACACAGTGACAGCAAAGATTGCATTAGCAGAATATTGTGAAAAAAACAATATTAATTTGATTAGTTGTATGGGAACTGGCAATAAACTGGATCCAACTAAATTTAAGATTGCAGATATATATGAAACCAAAAATTGTCCCTTGTGTAAAGTTATGAGATATGAACTTAGAAAAAGGGGGGGTAAAAAAGTTAAGAGTAGTTTTTTCTGAAGAGATACCGAAGAAACCTAAAATGAATGAAGTGGTTAATTGTATGACGGGATGTGTATGCAATTATGATAATGGAAGAAGTTGCACTAATAAAAGACAAATACCAGGAAGTATTTCATTTGTTCCACCAGTAGCAGGATTTATATTAGCAGGAGAAGTTATTAATACATTTTTAGACAAAGAATTTAGGTAAAATGTGTAGAAAGGTATTGACATGGTGGTATGAAGTTTGGTAATATGAGTGAGTTAGCTGTGGGACAGCCAGGAGGAAGGTTAGATAGATTATAGATCATTGACAATTGGATAGGGAAAAGGAATGAAGAGAAGAAGTCAACGTTAATTTTGAGAGACTGGGAGAAGGATAAGAGTTTGATCCTGGCTCAGGACGAACGCTGGCGGCGTGCCTAACACATGCAAGTTGAGCGGAGATATATGGAGCTTGCTTTATATAACTTAGCAGCGAACGGGTGAGTAACACGTAGATAATCTATCCTATACTGGGGGATAGCCCGATGAAAGTTGGATTAATACCGCATATAGCTATATAGTTGCATGATTATGTAGTGAAAGATTTATTGGTATAGGAGGAGTCTGCGGCACATTAGCTAGTAGGTGAGGTAAAGGCTTACCTAGGCGACGATGTGTAGCCGGTCTGAGAGGATGAACGGCCACAATGGAACTGAGACACGGTCCATACTCCTACGGGAGGCAGCAGTGGGGAATATTGCACAATGGGGGAAACCCTGATGCAGCAACGCCGCGTGAGTGAAGAAGGTTTTCGGATTGTAAAGCTCTGTTAGCAGGGAAGAGGAAGGACGGTACCTGCAGAGGAAGCCACGGCTAACTACGTGCCAGCAGCCGCGGTAATACGTAGGTGGCAAGCGTTGTTCGGAATAACTGGGCGTAAAGGATGCGTAGGCGGTTAAACAAGTTATATGTTAAATATATAGGCTTAACCTGTAGAAAGCATATAAAACTGTTTAACTAGAGTGCAGGAGAGGTAAGTGGAATTCCTAGTGTAGCGGTGAAATGCGTAGAGATTAGGAAGAACACCAGTGGCGAAGGCGACTTACTGGACTGTAACTGACGCTGAGGCATGAGAGCATGGGGAGCAAACAGGATTAGATACCCTGGTAGTCCATGCTGTAAACGATGGGTACTAGGTGTGGGTTGTGAATAACAATTCGTGCCGTCGCAAACGCAATAAGTACCCCGCCTGAGGAGTACGATCGCAAGATTAAAACTCAAAGGAATTGACGGGGACCCGCACAAGCAGCGGAGCATGTGGTTTAATTCGAAGCAACGCGAAGAACCTTACCTAAACTTGACATACCTTGAATTACCTTGTAATGAGGGAAGCTCGCAAGAGCAAGGATACAGGTGGTGCATGGTTGTCGTCAGCTCGTGTCGTGAGATGTTGGGTTAAGTCCCGCAACGAGCGCAACCCTTGTTGTTAATTGCTAACAGGTTAAGCTGAGCACTTTAGCGAGACAGCCTAGGTTAACTAGGAGGAAGGTGGGGATGACGTCAAATCATCATGCCCCTTACGTTTAGGGCTACACACGTGCTACAATGGTGAGAACAGAGAGAAGCAAGCTAGTGATAGTGAGCAAAACTTATAAAACTCATCTCAGTTCGGATTGCAGGCTGAAACTCGCCTGTATGAAGATGGAGTTGCTAGTAATCGCGAATCAGAATGTCGCGGTGAATACGTTCCCGGGTCTTGTACACACCGCCCGTCACACCATGAGAGTTGGCAACACCCGAAACCTGTGGGCTAACCATATAGGAGGCAGCAGTCTAAGGTGGG from Candidatus Arthromitus sp. SFB-mouse-Japan harbors:
- a CDS encoding YbaB/EbfC family nucleoid-associated protein, encoding MKGFSGGFGGGNMNNLFKQAQKLQKNMEETKKQLEEMEFESTSGGGVVFVRMNGKKEIIDLKLKPEVVDPDDIEMLQDLIISCINDVYKKVDDETNREMSKLTGGFNIPGF
- the recR gene encoding recombination mediator RecR, whose amino-acid sequence is MIEYPEYIQKVVSEFSKLPGIGYKTAIRLTMHILNREINEINEFCDSVKKCKEKLRYCEKCNNFSDDDICLICKDTSRDKSTICVVQDVKDVYAFEKIGSYKGLYYVLHGLISPIKGIGPDDLKIELFVKRVKEEKINEVILATNPTLEGEATSIYISKLFSNEQKLTRLAYGVPLGSDLEYVDEITLSRALDFRQRI
- a CDS encoding DUF1576 domain-containing protein, with translation MNYKLKFNKKCLDVYIIHLIIFLFIGLVGIFSTPYKDLFIGIKKIITTRSILLTDYMYVSGIGATLLNASITSLLILMIYKINKTKPNGSMIMTLWLTLGFSMVGKNFINIWPTIIGVYLYSKIQKDSFSNYVLIATLSTSLSPISSELFEILNLNSYITLLLSISISILIGMILPPLAKFTLKMHQGYNLYNVGFANGLITVLIISILNYFGIEIKQNLLWSTEYKTISLFLVISLIIFLISLGIKKFHLSKLSNILRHSGRTITDFYLMYGNSSYLNMGILGIIFLSYIVIVNGDLNGPTIALLFCIIGFGAIGKHPLNTIPLVLGVSFTAYISNIQLNTPTTILTSLGSTALAPISGQFGVIIGFITGCLHLILMKYIGHLSGGINLYNNGFIAGILAIILIPIIDGFKKGDI
- a CDS encoding 5'-methylthioadenosine/adenosylhomocysteine nucleosidase, whose protein sequence is MKIGIVCAMQEEFELISNDIKDKSLIKKLNLEFISGNLNGKKIIGVICGIGKVNSAICTQILISEFKCTHIINSGVAGGINKNIKFKDVVIANDLIQHDVNICNFGYKLGEIPNIGTYSFKCDGYLVELAKSICEDISKNKADFKFHIGRIITGDQFISNDEISNKLQNEFNALACEMESAAIAQTCYLNNIPYIIIRSISDNGGNIAGDEFYKFLKDASKNSYLILKQIISRMEK